The Sphingomonas sanxanigenens DSM 19645 = NX02 genome includes a region encoding these proteins:
- a CDS encoding SDR family NAD(P)-dependent oxidoreductase: MTNILLTGATRGIGAAARAALEAAGATVIAFGSADGDLSDPATAPVLWQRALDAAGGRIDVLVNNAGVFEAAPLDLEDEAWLASWERTMAINLTASAQFCRLAVRHFQAEGGGRIVNVASRAAYRGDSPAHWHYAASKAGMVGMTKSIARGYGAQAILAFSVCPGFTMTGMAEDYLASRGGDRLLADIPLGRVADPAEIASAIRYLALEAPASMTGAAIDINGASYVR, from the coding sequence ATGACGAATATTCTCCTCACCGGCGCCACCCGCGGGATCGGTGCCGCAGCGCGCGCTGCGCTCGAAGCCGCGGGCGCCACCGTGATCGCCTTCGGCTCGGCCGATGGCGATCTTTCCGACCCGGCGACCGCGCCCGTGCTGTGGCAGCGCGCGTTGGATGCGGCCGGCGGCCGCATCGACGTGCTGGTCAACAATGCCGGCGTGTTCGAAGCGGCGCCGCTCGACCTCGAGGACGAGGCATGGCTGGCGTCGTGGGAACGCACGATGGCGATCAACCTCACCGCCTCCGCGCAGTTCTGCCGCCTTGCGGTGCGCCACTTCCAGGCGGAGGGCGGCGGGCGCATCGTCAACGTCGCGAGCCGCGCCGCCTATCGGGGCGACAGCCCGGCGCACTGGCATTATGCCGCATCGAAGGCCGGCATGGTCGGTATGACCAAGAGCATCGCGCGCGGCTATGGCGCGCAAGCCATTCTTGCGTTCTCGGTCTGCCCCGGTTTCACGATGACGGGTATGGCGGAGGATTATCTGGCCAGCCGCGGCGGCGACAGGCTGCTCGCCGACATCCCGCTCGGCCGCGTCGCCGATCCGGCGGAAATCGCGTCGGCGATCCGCTATCTGGCGCTCGAGGCGCCGGCCTCGATGACGGGTGCCGCGATCGACATCAATGGAGCGAGCTATGTCCGCTGA
- the sdhC gene encoding succinate dehydrogenase, cytochrome b556 subunit yields MAHKAARPLSPHLGIWRWGPHMLVSILHRVTGDGMAIVGGLLFIAWLTTAAIGKDAYDGFLWLLTGFAGGALGYIVGIGLTWSFFEHMLSGLRHFVLDTGAGYELNANKSWSQAIVIAAPILTALVWAYILFGR; encoded by the coding sequence ATGGCGCATAAGGCGGCGCGTCCACTTTCACCGCATCTCGGCATCTGGAGATGGGGGCCGCACATGCTGGTCTCCATCCTGCACCGGGTTACCGGCGACGGCATGGCGATCGTCGGCGGCCTGCTGTTCATCGCCTGGCTGACGACCGCGGCGATCGGCAAGGACGCCTATGACGGCTTCCTGTGGCTGCTCACCGGCTTCGCCGGCGGCGCGCTGGGCTATATCGTGGGCATCGGCCTGACCTGGTCCTTCTTCGAACATATGCTTTCCGGCCTGCGCCACTTCGTGCTCGACACCGGCGCCGGTTACGAGCTGAACGCGAACAAGAGCTGGTCGCAGGCGATCGTGATCGCGGCCCCGATCCTGACCGCCCTGGTCTGGGCCTACATCCTTTTCGGTCGCTGA
- the sdhD gene encoding succinate dehydrogenase, hydrophobic membrane anchor protein, with protein sequence MGTGTGIGRVRGLGSARHGAQHWLQQRLTAVGNLVMVLWLLFSFIRLPSLDHAIVTGWIGNPLVAVPLMLMTVSVFWHLRLGLQVCIEDYVHEEGSKIFTLVLLNFYAIGGAALALFSIAKIAFVGVPA encoded by the coding sequence ATGGGAACAGGAACCGGTATCGGCCGCGTCCGCGGGCTTGGCTCGGCACGGCATGGTGCGCAGCACTGGCTGCAGCAGCGGCTGACCGCGGTCGGCAATCTGGTGATGGTGCTGTGGCTGCTCTTCTCCTTCATCCGGCTGCCGTCGCTCGATCATGCGATCGTCACCGGCTGGATCGGCAATCCGCTGGTCGCGGTGCCGCTGATGCTGATGACGGTCAGCGTCTTCTGGCACCTGCGCCTCGGCCTGCAGGTGTGCATCGAGGATTATGTGCATGAGGAAGGGTCGAAGATCTTCACCCTCGTGCTGCTCAATTTCTATGCGATCGGCGGCGCCGCGCTTGCGCTGTTCTCGATCGCCAAGATCGCCTTCGTGGGAGTTCCGGCCTGA